A genomic stretch from Corynebacterium terpenotabidum Y-11 includes:
- a CDS encoding cyclase family protein produces MTASYTDLTHPLATGMPVYPGDPEVSIDEVATVASDGCSVRSLHLGTHSGTHVDAPAHTVSGGRTIDRVAPGELTGAAAVIQLRNLAPGQEIDAEMLTAEWGHRLVDLPAIVLIATGWDRYWGTDEYLRHPVLTADAARDLVAGGMHVLGTDAASPDGGAPDQEGTAQDILPVHGVLLGGDHLIIENLRGLTGLPEQVEFTALPLHIAGGDGAPVRAVATGPARPAEPERSTDGLAHW; encoded by the coding sequence ATGACTGCGTCGTACACCGACCTCACCCATCCGCTCGCCACCGGCATGCCGGTCTATCCGGGCGACCCGGAGGTATCCATCGACGAGGTCGCGACCGTGGCGTCCGACGGCTGTTCGGTGCGGTCGCTGCACCTCGGCACCCACTCCGGTACCCATGTGGACGCCCCGGCGCACACCGTTTCGGGCGGACGCACCATCGACCGGGTCGCGCCGGGGGAGCTCACCGGAGCAGCGGCCGTCATCCAGCTCCGGAATCTTGCACCGGGCCAAGAGATCGACGCGGAGATGCTGACGGCGGAGTGGGGACACCGTCTCGTGGATCTGCCGGCCATCGTCCTCATCGCCACCGGATGGGACCGGTACTGGGGAACCGACGAGTATCTCCGGCATCCGGTACTGACCGCGGACGCGGCGCGTGACCTGGTGGCCGGGGGTATGCACGTCCTCGGGACGGATGCCGCGTCCCCGGACGGCGGTGCCCCGGACCAGGAGGGCACAGCGCAGGACATCCTGCCGGTTCATGGCGTCCTGCTCGGCGGCGACCACCTCATCATCGAGAATCTGCGCGGGCTCACCGGCCTGCCGGAACAGGTGGAGTTCACCGCACTGCCACTGCACATCGCCGGTGGTGACGGAGCACCGGTGCGGGCGGTGGCCACGGGACCGGCGCGCCCGGCGGAGCCGGAGCGCTCCACTGATGGTCTGGCACACTGGTGA
- a CDS encoding ABC transporter substrate-binding protein encodes MSTPSPAACRWQRFLRPLVLIVITALGLSLAACSSDDNDDIIIEHAYGTTEIPADPERIATVNWSNEEVPLALGVVPVGMAKANFDGSDLLPWTQEKLEELGATGDKAPVLFDETEGVDFEAVADTEPDVILAAYSGLTEEDYDRLSEIAPTVPFPKGQIAWGTTWRESIEIGSKAMGMEDEGNALLADLEQQIEERSAEYPDIRDKKTMFLTYVDPDDLSQVAFYSTHDARSQFLTDLGMGTPDAIREWSEENDEFVGVLSAEQSDDFDDVDIIVTYGDEETLEALQNDPVFGQIPAVRDGAVVLLSADEPLGVAANPTPLAIPYILDDYLKALDEAAAKVE; translated from the coding sequence ATGTCCACCCCATCCCCCGCTGCCTGCCGGTGGCAACGGTTTCTCCGGCCGCTGGTGCTGATCGTCATCACCGCCCTCGGTCTGTCGCTGGCCGCCTGCTCCTCCGACGACAACGATGACATCATCATCGAGCATGCCTACGGCACCACCGAGATCCCCGCGGATCCGGAGCGCATCGCCACGGTCAACTGGTCAAATGAGGAGGTGCCGCTGGCTCTCGGTGTCGTCCCCGTCGGGATGGCCAAGGCCAACTTCGACGGTTCCGACCTTCTCCCCTGGACCCAGGAGAAGCTCGAGGAGCTCGGTGCCACCGGGGACAAGGCGCCGGTCCTGTTCGACGAGACCGAGGGCGTGGACTTTGAGGCCGTCGCCGACACGGAGCCCGACGTCATCCTCGCCGCCTACTCCGGCCTGACCGAGGAGGACTACGACCGCCTCTCCGAGATCGCCCCCACCGTGCCCTTCCCGAAGGGCCAGATCGCCTGGGGGACCACCTGGCGGGAGTCCATCGAGATCGGGTCCAAGGCCATGGGTATGGAGGATGAGGGAAACGCCCTGCTGGCAGACCTGGAGCAGCAGATTGAGGAGAGGTCCGCCGAGTACCCGGATATCAGGGACAAGAAGACGATGTTCCTCACCTACGTCGACCCCGATGACCTGAGCCAGGTCGCCTTCTACAGCACCCACGATGCCCGCTCGCAGTTCCTCACCGACCTGGGCATGGGCACCCCGGACGCCATCCGGGAGTGGTCCGAGGAGAACGATGAATTCGTCGGCGTCTTGTCTGCTGAGCAGTCCGATGACTTCGATGACGTGGACATCATCGTGACCTACGGTGACGAGGAGACGCTCGAGGCTCTGCAGAACGACCCGGTGTTCGGGCAGATTCCGGCGGTCAGGGACGGTGCTGTGGTGTTGTTGTCGGCCGACGAGCCGCTGGGCGTCGCCGCCAACCCCACTCCGCTGGCCATCCCCTACATCCTCGACGACTACCTCAAGGCTCTCGACGAGGCGGCCGCCAAGGTCGAGTAG
- a CDS encoding AraC family transcriptional regulator — protein MTVDPRHQPECAADAFRFPARAVGSGDDHERDTRWGGHSHSAHELIWNECGVGHAVTGRQLWTVTRTVGLWIPAGAPHSGSAPAGSRQMAVYFDASNPPLSDHPVAVDLTDLLRLLLDRLVTETLTSDAHRTTEQMIFDVLRPSDHGLVLQVPSSPLVAPVVDAVRRDPADRRTLKDWARELGVSTRTITRVFERETDLGFTRWLAAARAQVAVRLLGEDMPIAKVADAVGYGSASSFTTAFRRVTGTTPGQFFAADLHAV, from the coding sequence GTGACCGTGGACCCCCGCCACCAGCCGGAGTGCGCTGCCGACGCCTTCCGATTCCCGGCCCGCGCCGTCGGGTCCGGGGACGACCACGAGCGGGACACCCGGTGGGGTGGCCATTCCCATTCCGCCCATGAACTGATCTGGAATGAATGCGGGGTAGGCCACGCAGTGACCGGACGGCAGTTGTGGACGGTCACCCGTACAGTCGGCCTGTGGATCCCGGCGGGGGCACCGCACTCCGGCAGTGCCCCGGCGGGATCGCGGCAGATGGCGGTGTATTTCGACGCCTCGAACCCGCCACTGTCCGACCATCCGGTCGCTGTCGATCTCACCGACCTGCTGCGCCTGCTGCTGGACCGGCTGGTCACCGAGACGCTGACGTCGGACGCGCACCGTACCACCGAGCAGATGATCTTCGATGTGCTGCGGCCGTCGGACCACGGGCTGGTACTGCAAGTGCCGTCCTCTCCACTGGTGGCGCCAGTCGTCGACGCAGTGCGCCGAGATCCGGCGGACCGACGCACCCTGAAGGACTGGGCCCGGGAGCTCGGGGTGAGCACCCGGACGATCACCCGGGTCTTCGAGAGGGAGACGGATCTCGGCTTCACCCGGTGGCTTGCCGCCGCCCGGGCACAGGTCGCGGTGCGGCTGCTCGGTGAGGACATGCCGATCGCCAAGGTGGCGGACGCGGTGGGGTACGGGTCGGCGAGTTCCTTCACGACGGCGTTCCGTCGGGTCACCGGGACGACGCCGGGTCAGTTCTTCGCCGCTGACCTGCATGCGGTCTGA
- a CDS encoding siderophore-interacting protein — MGKGIGGVVLRAFGAKEHTITVTGREQRTDNLVRIHFHSDTLLNPSGEEPGNWMRAWFPGADGDSKEYQRGYTYVNVDAPAGNFSVDFVIHEPAGPACAWAQRCEIGETIDAHRLGEDPFHPEAEIEGAGLPTGFLFLGDLASYPAIHQMALAAAEERPDATIEVILERHSDDDEQSPLPEGENITARWVDPRPDGTSLYQEITGRDWTGWYIWAAAETLVTKHVRTFLRKEAGLPKKATHTQAYWVKGKNMGTDRG, encoded by the coding sequence ATGGGTAAAGGAATCGGCGGAGTTGTTCTCCGCGCTTTCGGAGCGAAGGAACACACCATCACCGTCACCGGTCGCGAACAACGCACCGACAACCTGGTGCGGATCCACTTCCACTCGGACACCCTCCTCAACCCCTCCGGCGAAGAACCCGGCAACTGGATGCGGGCCTGGTTCCCCGGCGCCGACGGGGATTCGAAGGAGTACCAGCGCGGCTACACCTACGTGAACGTGGACGCCCCGGCCGGGAACTTCTCCGTCGACTTCGTCATCCACGAACCCGCCGGACCTGCCTGCGCCTGGGCACAGCGCTGCGAGATCGGGGAGACGATCGACGCCCACCGGCTCGGCGAGGATCCGTTCCATCCCGAGGCGGAGATCGAAGGAGCGGGACTGCCGACCGGCTTCCTCTTCCTCGGCGACCTGGCGTCCTACCCCGCGATCCACCAGATGGCGCTCGCCGCTGCCGAGGAACGACCGGACGCCACCATCGAGGTCATCCTCGAGCGCCACAGTGACGACGACGAGCAGTCCCCCCTGCCGGAGGGGGAGAACATCACCGCCCGCTGGGTTGACCCGCGTCCCGACGGCACCTCCCTCTACCAGGAGATCACCGGCCGTGACTGGACCGGCTGGTACATCTGGGCCGCCGCGGAAACCCTGGTCACCAAGCATGTCCGGACGTTCCTGCGCAAGGAAGCCGGACTTCCGAAGAAGGCCACCCACACCCAGGCCTACTGGGTGAAGGGCAAGAACATGGGCACCGACCGCGGCTAG
- a CDS encoding crotonase/enoyl-CoA hydratase family protein encodes MTTATGTASTGLPTLTFTDEPVRVAHVRLNRPDKLNSLTLPVLDELIALAHRIRADRTVRAVIIAGEGRSFCAGLDFASAMKKPQSLVASFVPRPWRGTNQFQEACWAFRRLPVPVIATVHGHCFGGGLQLALAADWRITTADAQWSILEAKWGLIPDMSGLQSLSQQLRADVLKRLTMTGETVTGQQAVDFGLASEVVADAEAAAIAADDLIAQIATRSPDATAYGKHLVDETWTRGARATFALERARQLRLLVASNTKTAQKAAAARVAPVFARRNVR; translated from the coding sequence ATGACTACCGCGACCGGCACTGCCTCCACCGGACTTCCCACCCTGACCTTCACCGACGAGCCGGTACGGGTCGCCCATGTCCGCCTCAACCGGCCGGACAAACTGAACTCGCTGACTCTCCCGGTCCTCGACGAACTCATCGCTCTCGCCCACCGGATCCGCGCCGACCGCACCGTCCGCGCCGTCATCATCGCCGGGGAAGGACGCTCCTTCTGCGCCGGCCTGGACTTCGCCTCCGCCATGAAAAAGCCGCAGTCGCTGGTCGCCAGCTTCGTGCCGCGGCCGTGGCGCGGCACCAACCAGTTCCAGGAGGCGTGCTGGGCGTTCCGTCGTCTGCCGGTGCCGGTCATCGCCACAGTCCACGGCCACTGTTTCGGCGGCGGTCTCCAGCTCGCCCTGGCTGCCGACTGGCGGATCACCACCGCGGACGCGCAGTGGAGCATCCTCGAAGCGAAGTGGGGGCTGATCCCCGACATGTCCGGGCTGCAGTCCCTGTCCCAGCAGCTGCGGGCGGACGTCCTCAAGCGGCTGACCATGACCGGCGAGACCGTGACCGGACAGCAGGCCGTGGACTTCGGCCTGGCCAGCGAGGTCGTGGCGGACGCCGAGGCCGCGGCGATCGCCGCCGACGATCTCATCGCGCAGATCGCGACCCGGTCGCCGGACGCCACCGCCTACGGCAAGCATCTCGTCGATGAGACGTGGACGCGGGGAGCCCGAGCCACCTTCGCCCTGGAACGGGCGCGGCAGCTGCGCCTGCTCGTGGCGTCCAACACGAAGACCGCACAGAAGGCGGCGGCGGCACGGGTCGCCCCGGTCTTCGCCCGGCGCAACGTACGGTAG
- the gluQRS gene encoding tRNA glutamyl-Q(34) synthetase GluQRS: MTHGAGRYAPSPSGDLHLGNLRTAVLAEAWARSTGRRFVLRVDDIDADRSSDAAAERQLDDLAAVGVCWDGEVAYQSETLDRYEVALERLVDRDLVFECYCSRRDIQDAARAPHAVPGHYPGTCRDLTDARRDQKRAELAAAGRVPALRLRAGVTEWTVRELFATEATDGRYTGDVDDLVLRRGGQVTDHRNPAETGYAYNLAVVVDDALAGVDQVVRGDDLLSSTPRQAYLAHLLGLPETQYIHVPLVLGPTGERLAKRDGAVTLRELPGETVAEQAAVARAWIDASIGDAALADPRLLSHAPVTWSGN; this comes from the coding sequence ATGACTCACGGCGCCGGGCGCTACGCCCCCAGTCCCAGCGGGGACCTCCACCTCGGCAATCTGCGCACCGCAGTACTCGCCGAGGCGTGGGCCCGGTCGACCGGTCGTCGGTTCGTGCTGCGCGTTGACGACATCGACGCCGACCGCTCCTCAGATGCCGCCGCCGAACGGCAGCTCGACGACCTTGCGGCGGTCGGGGTGTGCTGGGATGGGGAGGTGGCGTACCAGTCGGAGACCCTCGACCGGTACGAGGTGGCACTGGAACGCCTGGTCGACCGGGACCTGGTCTTCGAGTGCTACTGCTCCCGGCGCGATATCCAGGATGCGGCCCGTGCCCCACACGCCGTGCCCGGGCACTACCCCGGAACCTGCCGCGACCTCACCGACGCCCGACGTGACCAGAAGCGGGCGGAACTCGCTGCAGCGGGGCGGGTGCCGGCGTTGCGGCTGCGGGCAGGGGTCACGGAATGGACCGTCCGGGAACTCTTCGCGACGGAGGCCACCGACGGGCGGTACACCGGCGACGTCGATGACCTGGTGCTGCGTCGGGGTGGGCAGGTCACCGACCACAGGAATCCGGCGGAGACGGGCTACGCCTACAACCTCGCCGTCGTCGTTGATGACGCACTCGCCGGAGTTGACCAGGTGGTCCGGGGTGATGACCTGCTGAGTTCCACGCCACGGCAGGCGTATCTGGCGCATCTGCTGGGGCTGCCGGAGACGCAGTACATCCATGTGCCGCTGGTGCTGGGGCCGACGGGGGAGCGTCTGGCGAAGCGGGACGGTGCGGTGACCCTCCGTGAACTGCCGGGGGAGACGGTGGCGGAGCAGGCTGCGGTGGCCCGGGCGTGGATCGACGCCTCGATCGGGGACGCTGCGCTCGCCGATCCCCGCCTGTTGTCCCACGCTCCGGTGACCTGGTCAGGGAACTGA
- the tgt gene encoding tRNA guanosine(34) transglycosylase Tgt, with product MTEPAAGTSPASGNAHATDTTFELHTRIGEIDGAAVHGRTGVIHTPHGDIHTPAFIPVATKATVKTLTPEQVRSTGAEAMLSNAYHLYLQPGEDIVDTAGGLAEFENWHGPTYTDSGGFQVMSLGVGFKKVLAMDVANLTEGDIRAAKKERMALVDEDGVDFKSVIDGSAHRFTPEKSMQIQHGLGADIMFAFDELTTLVDTRVYQEESVARTHRWARRCLVEHDRLTRERAHRPLQSLWGVVQGAQYEDLRRQAARGLVELSREAEDAGRRGFGGFGIGGALEKENLGTITSWVCDELPDDRPRHMLGISEPDDLFTCIAAGADTFDCVAPTRLARRGGVYTLDGRLNLMAARHKRDFIPIDTETGGYVNGHYTRAYIHHLLKAHEFLAGTLCTLHNINFMMTLTRNIRRSIEEGRFAEYRDEFLGRYYANIPPEQRGR from the coding sequence ATGACTGAACCTGCGGCTGGGACGTCCCCGGCGTCCGGAAACGCCCACGCCACCGACACCACCTTCGAGCTCCACACCCGCATCGGCGAGATCGACGGTGCCGCGGTCCACGGCCGTACCGGCGTGATTCACACTCCGCACGGCGACATCCACACCCCCGCGTTCATCCCCGTCGCCACGAAGGCCACGGTGAAGACGCTCACTCCGGAGCAGGTCCGTTCCACCGGCGCAGAGGCGATGCTGTCGAACGCCTACCATCTCTACCTGCAGCCCGGCGAGGACATCGTCGACACCGCTGGCGGTCTCGCCGAGTTCGAGAACTGGCACGGCCCCACCTACACCGACTCCGGCGGATTCCAGGTCATGAGTCTCGGCGTCGGGTTCAAGAAGGTCCTGGCGATGGATGTCGCGAACCTCACCGAAGGGGACATCCGCGCGGCGAAGAAGGAGCGCATGGCACTCGTCGACGAGGACGGTGTGGACTTCAAGTCCGTCATCGACGGCTCCGCGCACCGCTTCACCCCCGAGAAGTCGATGCAGATCCAGCACGGCCTCGGCGCGGACATCATGTTCGCCTTCGACGAACTGACGACGCTCGTCGACACCCGCGTCTACCAGGAGGAATCTGTCGCACGGACGCACCGTTGGGCGCGTCGGTGCCTCGTCGAACACGACCGGCTGACCCGTGAGCGGGCGCACCGGCCACTGCAGTCGCTGTGGGGCGTGGTCCAGGGGGCACAGTACGAGGATCTGCGTCGTCAGGCTGCCCGTGGTCTCGTGGAGCTCTCCCGGGAGGCGGAGGACGCCGGCCGCCGCGGGTTCGGCGGCTTCGGCATCGGTGGCGCGCTGGAGAAGGAGAATCTCGGGACGATCACCAGCTGGGTCTGCGATGAACTCCCCGACGACAGGCCACGCCACATGCTCGGCATCTCCGAACCGGATGACCTGTTCACCTGCATCGCCGCGGGCGCGGACACCTTCGACTGCGTCGCCCCGACCCGCCTGGCCCGCCGCGGCGGCGTCTACACGCTGGACGGACGCCTGAACCTCATGGCCGCCCGCCACAAGCGGGACTTCATCCCGATCGACACGGAGACCGGCGGCTACGTCAACGGGCACTACACCCGCGCCTACATCCACCACCTGCTCAAGGCCCACGAATTCCTGGCCGGCACGCTCTGCACGCTGCACAACATCAACTTCATGATGACGCTGACGCGCAATATCCGCCGCTCCATCGAGGAGGGGCGCTTCGCGGAGTACCGTGACGAGTTCCTCGGCCGCTACTACGCGAACATCCCCCCGGAGCAGCGCGGGCGGTAG
- a CDS encoding MMPL family transporter, with translation MATFLFRLGRWSYLHRRIVLVVWLGILVAVAGASTAIQKGYNDLFSIDGVPSQHATEMLMEKFPGTKNPMEDASVTLVYQAPEGKTLTDPEVASAIDASLQAIRDNVTALTDEGRESLTDPVTANAAQTQLLIESETQMGLSQEVAEADAANVALVSADGTTGTTSFSFDVDIPADVTTADKDAVHDALDIAREAGLKAEAGGAGFGDPIEIEPISEVIGVIVAFIVLIFTFGSLLAAGLPLITAVIGIGIGALGISGATAFVALNNITPVLGIMIGLAVGIDYALFIMSRFRDELRQGRSRADAVGLATGTAGSAVVFAGLTVIVALVGLVLADIEFLTYMGFAAAAIVLIAVLVALTLLPALLGFGGQRVFRKDAAFGRGEIPDSTTHRGRHGKRRKLGPIARLSDRLAGTSRAARKARNPYAPSLGTRWVALIHRAPGVFVVVVIAVLVALTLPAQNLQLSLPSDSTSPESTTQRRSADLIEENFGAGRNSPLLVIVDGADADPDSVSLQPLVAAGVEPAQAAFVTVKDQLSNNVGVKRAQLISASEDGLTAQILVTPTTGPIDEQTVQLIGQLRDEMSRLENETGVDMGMTGFTPIQQDVTDRLEGAMPVYLALVVGLALILLLMVFRSLLVPVVAAAGFLLSIGAAFGVTVLFWQEGLWGLIESPGPLISFMPIFLIGVTFGLAMDYEVFILSRMRERWTKYSHAAVASGDAGRYNAVEDSVVRGFGMGARVVTAAALIMIAVFASFIAQPLPFIKVFGFALGAGVLFDAFFIRMTLVPALMFITGRGTWYMPKWLDRVLPTFDVEGEKLEKAYDSGEIERVDA, from the coding sequence ATGGCGACTTTCCTTTTTCGGCTCGGCCGATGGTCCTACCTGCACCGCAGAATCGTGCTGGTGGTTTGGCTGGGCATCCTCGTGGCCGTGGCGGGTGCGTCCACCGCGATACAGAAGGGGTACAACGACCTCTTCTCCATCGACGGGGTGCCCTCCCAGCACGCCACCGAGATGCTCATGGAGAAGTTCCCGGGGACGAAGAATCCCATGGAGGACGCGAGCGTCACCCTCGTCTATCAGGCGCCGGAGGGGAAGACGCTCACCGACCCGGAGGTGGCGTCCGCGATCGACGCCTCGCTCCAGGCCATCCGGGACAATGTGACGGCTCTGACCGACGAGGGTCGCGAGAGCCTCACCGACCCGGTCACCGCTAATGCGGCACAGACGCAGTTGCTCATCGAGAGCGAGACGCAGATGGGCCTGTCGCAGGAGGTCGCCGAGGCGGACGCCGCGAACGTCGCCCTTGTCAGCGCTGACGGCACCACCGGCACCACCAGTTTCTCCTTCGATGTCGATATCCCCGCTGACGTCACCACCGCAGACAAGGACGCCGTTCACGACGCCCTCGACATCGCCCGCGAGGCAGGACTGAAGGCGGAGGCCGGCGGGGCCGGGTTCGGTGACCCCATCGAGATCGAGCCGATCAGTGAGGTCATCGGCGTCATCGTGGCCTTCATCGTGCTGATCTTCACCTTCGGCTCATTGCTGGCAGCCGGGCTGCCGCTGATTACCGCGGTCATCGGCATCGGCATCGGCGCCTTGGGTATCTCGGGGGCGACCGCGTTCGTGGCGCTGAACAACATCACGCCGGTGCTCGGCATCATGATCGGTCTGGCGGTCGGCATCGACTACGCCCTGTTCATCATGAGCCGCTTCCGGGATGAACTGCGCCAGGGACGGTCACGCGCCGATGCGGTCGGGTTGGCAACCGGTACCGCAGGCTCGGCCGTGGTCTTCGCCGGCCTGACCGTGATCGTCGCCCTCGTCGGACTGGTACTCGCGGACATCGAGTTCCTCACCTACATGGGCTTCGCCGCGGCCGCGATCGTCCTCATCGCCGTCCTGGTCGCGTTGACGCTGCTGCCCGCCCTGCTGGGCTTCGGCGGGCAGCGGGTGTTCCGGAAGGACGCCGCCTTTGGCCGCGGAGAGATCCCGGACAGCACAACGCACCGGGGACGCCACGGGAAGCGCCGGAAGCTGGGCCCCATCGCACGGCTGTCCGACCGGTTGGCCGGCACTTCCCGGGCGGCGCGCAAGGCCCGGAACCCCTATGCCCCGTCCCTCGGTACCCGCTGGGTGGCCCTCATCCACCGGGCACCCGGTGTGTTCGTTGTCGTGGTCATCGCCGTCCTGGTGGCACTGACCTTGCCGGCACAGAACCTGCAGCTTTCCCTGCCGTCGGACTCCACCTCCCCGGAATCGACGACGCAGCGCAGATCCGCTGACCTCATCGAGGAGAACTTCGGAGCGGGCCGCAATTCCCCGCTGCTCGTCATCGTCGACGGGGCGGACGCCGACCCGGATTCCGTGTCGCTCCAACCGCTGGTCGCCGCCGGGGTGGAACCGGCCCAGGCGGCGTTCGTCACCGTGAAAGACCAGCTCTCGAACAATGTCGGCGTGAAGCGGGCGCAGCTCATCAGTGCGTCAGAGGACGGGCTGACCGCCCAGATCCTCGTCACCCCGACGACCGGGCCGATTGACGAGCAGACCGTGCAGCTCATCGGGCAGCTGCGTGACGAGATGAGCCGGCTGGAGAACGAGACCGGCGTGGACATGGGGATGACCGGATTCACCCCGATCCAGCAGGACGTCACCGACCGGCTCGAAGGCGCGATGCCGGTCTACCTGGCACTGGTCGTGGGGCTGGCGCTGATCCTGCTGCTCATGGTGTTCCGGTCACTGCTGGTCCCGGTGGTCGCCGCCGCCGGATTCCTGCTGTCCATCGGCGCCGCGTTCGGCGTGACGGTGCTGTTCTGGCAGGAGGGCCTGTGGGGTCTCATCGAGTCGCCGGGCCCGCTGATCAGCTTCATGCCGATCTTCCTCATCGGCGTGACCTTCGGTCTGGCGATGGACTACGAGGTGTTCATCCTCTCGCGGATGCGGGAGCGGTGGACGAAGTACTCCCATGCCGCGGTGGCCTCCGGTGACGCGGGGCGCTACAACGCGGTCGAGGATTCGGTGGTGCGCGGCTTCGGGATGGGCGCGCGGGTGGTCACAGCGGCGGCGCTGATCATGATCGCGGTCTTCGCGTCCTTCATCGCCCAGCCGTTGCCGTTCATCAAGGTCTTCGGGTTCGCACTGGGCGCCGGTGTGCTGTTCGATGCGTTCTTCATCCGGATGACGCTGGTGCCGGCCCTGATGTTCATCACCGGCCGCGGTACCTGGTACATGCCGAAGTGGCTGGACCGGGTGCTGCCGACCTTCGACGTCGAGGGCGAGAAGCTGGAGAAGGCCTACGATTCCGGGGAGATCGAGCGGGTGGACGCGTAG